From a region of the Teredinibacter turnerae genome:
- a CDS encoding cytochrome c/FTR1 family iron permease, with product MFFPWFNGSKVHTAMLLLISILSVNCIANTQIPDYRQMAQLAEYIGVDYPEAIDSGEIINNAEYQEMLEFSGILITQAKASKVSALVSKAEILEASIKEKKASSVIQQLCNELRSELLEQMPQATLPRQLLPEPETQSLFQQQCSTCHGRQGKGDGPTSIGLEPPPTDFTDRTRAMNRSILGLYDAISNGIDETAMVAYDQLSEEQRWSLAFYAGSLAFEEVKVEFAKSPNVTLEELINNSPTQLANGDIDELEKVVQLRASPSRLFSHSPSPLGIARSKLLEARSAYKNGQLEKANHFAVSAYLDGFELVESSLDTRDSNLRKQIEANMMALRKQFKNAENREQLEASLDATLAQLDSAEQILSSEGLSNATLFSASLIILLREGLEALLVTLALAMVLIRSGRADVLRYVHAGWITALVAGGLTWWAARELISISGASREVMEGVAALTAAAVLFYVGVWMHSKSHAAQWKAYIQKQVTQRLKVGTLWGIALLVFIAVYREVFETVLFYEALLTQSLPSQTPTIISGFLVGTLCLVVVAWLTIRYSVKLPIGRFFSVTTYLLVGLSFVLIGKGIIALQEAAIIGISPLPMTFELDWIGLKSTWQSLLAQALVIAVFVAYTIRSRLSRIQVM from the coding sequence GTGTTTTTTCCCTGGTTTAATGGCTCTAAAGTTCACACAGCAATGTTGCTATTGATATCAATACTCTCGGTCAATTGTATTGCCAATACACAAATACCAGACTACAGGCAGATGGCTCAGTTGGCCGAATATATAGGCGTGGACTATCCAGAAGCAATCGATAGTGGTGAGATTATCAATAATGCGGAGTATCAGGAAATGCTGGAGTTTTCCGGCATCTTGATAACACAGGCAAAGGCATCAAAGGTAAGTGCACTCGTTTCCAAGGCAGAAATATTGGAAGCGTCCATCAAGGAAAAGAAAGCATCTTCAGTAATTCAACAATTGTGTAACGAGCTACGTTCTGAACTATTGGAGCAAATGCCTCAAGCGACACTGCCTCGGCAACTGTTGCCAGAGCCTGAAACCCAATCTCTATTTCAGCAACAATGCTCAACCTGTCACGGCCGCCAAGGCAAAGGTGATGGCCCCACTAGTATTGGGCTAGAACCACCGCCCACAGATTTTACCGACAGAACGCGCGCGATGAATCGTTCCATTCTCGGGTTATACGATGCGATATCCAATGGCATCGATGAAACAGCCATGGTTGCTTACGACCAACTGAGCGAAGAGCAGCGTTGGTCGCTGGCTTTTTATGCGGGAAGTTTGGCTTTTGAAGAGGTTAAGGTCGAGTTTGCGAAATCACCAAATGTTACCTTGGAGGAATTGATCAATAATAGCCCCACGCAATTAGCTAATGGGGATATAGACGAGCTTGAAAAAGTTGTACAACTTCGCGCGTCACCCAGCAGGCTTTTTTCTCACTCCCCTTCTCCCCTAGGTATAGCTCGAAGCAAGTTGTTAGAGGCTCGCTCTGCTTACAAAAATGGTCAATTGGAAAAGGCAAATCACTTTGCTGTGAGCGCCTACTTAGATGGGTTTGAGTTGGTAGAAAGCAGTCTCGATACTCGAGACTCGAACCTGAGAAAGCAAATTGAAGCCAATATGATGGCATTAAGGAAGCAGTTTAAAAACGCGGAGAATCGGGAGCAGCTAGAAGCAAGCTTGGATGCCACCCTGGCACAACTCGATAGTGCCGAACAGATTTTGTCTTCGGAAGGATTATCTAACGCAACCTTATTTAGTGCCAGTTTAATCATCCTACTGCGTGAAGGGCTAGAAGCGCTTCTGGTTACACTTGCTTTAGCAATGGTGTTGATACGCTCTGGTCGAGCCGACGTCCTCCGGTATGTCCACGCGGGATGGATCACAGCGCTCGTAGCTGGCGGATTAACCTGGTGGGCTGCACGCGAGCTAATCAGCATCAGTGGTGCCAGCCGTGAGGTAATGGAAGGCGTGGCCGCCCTGACTGCCGCTGCAGTATTATTTTACGTGGGCGTTTGGATGCACAGTAAAAGTCATGCAGCACAATGGAAAGCTTATATCCAAAAACAGGTCACTCAGAGATTAAAGGTCGGCACACTTTGGGGGATCGCCCTATTAGTGTTTATCGCGGTCTACCGAGAGGTCTTTGAAACAGTGTTGTTTTACGAAGCCCTTTTAACACAATCGCTACCTTCTCAAACGCCCACAATTATCAGTGGATTCTTAGTAGGAACACTTTGTTTAGTGGTGGTAGCGTGGCTGACAATCCGTTACTCAGTTAAACTTCCGATTGGTCGATTTTTCTCCGTGACGACTTATCTGCTAGTTGGACTATCTTTTGTGCTGATCGGTAAAGGTATTATCGCTTTGCAGGAAGCAGCAATCATCGGTATTTCTCCGCTGCCTATGACTTTCGAGCTAGACTGGATAGGTCTGAAATCAACGTGGCAAAGCCTCCTAGCTCAAGCCTTGGTCATTGCTGTATTTGTTGCTTATACAATACGCTCCAGACTTTCCAGAATCCAGGTCATGTAA
- a CDS encoding efflux RND transporter permease subunit, with protein sequence MIESILRLAIERRFLFLSFILVIVGIGVWSYQKLPIDAVPDITNVQVQINTSAPGYSPLEAEQRITYPVETALAGLPKLSHTRSLSRYGLSQVTVVFEEGTDIYFARNLINARLGAIKSVLPAGLEPEMGPISTGLGEIFMYTVQANSSARMSNGEPYTATALREIQDWIIKPQLAQVKGVIEVNSIGGYNKQYHVMPNPEKLLYHQVSLEDVADALRANNDNRGAGYIEANGQQLLVRSQGQLATIEEIRQVIIKQNDGVPVKIDDVAEVAIGKELRTGAATRNGVETVLGTAMMLIGENSRTVARDVALKLTDIQASLPEGVIAEAVYDRTSLVDKAVKTVSKNLLEGALLVIVVLFVLLGNIRAALITAAVIPLAMLMTITGMVKTGVSANLMSLGALDFGLIVDGAVIIVENCIRRLAEAQHQSGRQDLRERLNTVFEATSEVIRPSLFGVAIITIVYIPIFSLTGVEGKMFHPMAATVVMALISAMILSLTLVPAAVAVIMNGKISEKESVVISAAKSVYRPLLLATLKFRWVVVSGAALLVAFSLWLATTLGSEFVPQLNEGDIALQALRIPGTGLEQSVEMQEVLEQRIKAFPEVDKVFSRIGTPEVATDPMPPSIADIFVILKPRNEWAEPSKTKNELLEEIEEALWQLPGNNYEFTQPIQMRFNELISGVRADLGIKIFGDDLDQLTLTAKDILQVVSKIEGAADVRMEQVEGLPSLSVSPKRETLGRYGLNVIQLQDWIAAAIGGESAGVLYEGDRRFELIVRLPELLRRDIEGLKSLPVPLPSGDYVPLEEVASLTIAPSPAQISRENGKRRVVVTANVRGRDLGSFVSEVKQEIREQADIPPGYWLDYGGTFEQLESASQRLSLVVPLTLMVILGLLVMAFASLKDALIIFSGVPLALTGGVLSLYLRDMPLSISAGIGFIALSGVAVLNGLVMLAFIRQLWHETGELTQSIVDGAMIRLRPVLMTALVASLGFVPMALNTGTGAEVQRPLATVVIGGIISSTILTLLVLPVLYQWVHRKDVKQG encoded by the coding sequence ATGATTGAATCAATTTTGCGCCTCGCGATAGAGAGGCGTTTTCTATTTTTAAGTTTTATTTTGGTGATTGTTGGTATTGGCGTGTGGAGTTATCAAAAACTCCCCATTGATGCAGTACCGGATATCACCAATGTACAGGTACAAATTAATACCTCGGCACCAGGCTATTCGCCTCTGGAGGCGGAACAACGGATCACCTATCCCGTTGAGACGGCTCTTGCCGGCTTGCCCAAGCTTTCGCACACGCGTTCTTTATCTCGCTATGGCTTATCTCAAGTCACGGTGGTATTTGAAGAAGGCACCGATATCTATTTCGCCAGAAACCTGATTAATGCGCGACTTGGTGCGATTAAAAGTGTGTTGCCTGCCGGGCTGGAGCCGGAGATGGGCCCCATATCAACGGGCCTTGGTGAGATCTTTATGTATACAGTCCAAGCGAATTCGTCTGCGCGCATGAGTAATGGCGAGCCGTATACAGCCACTGCGTTACGAGAGATTCAGGACTGGATTATTAAACCTCAGCTCGCCCAAGTAAAAGGCGTAATTGAAGTTAATAGTATTGGTGGCTACAACAAGCAATACCATGTGATGCCAAACCCGGAAAAGCTTTTATACCATCAGGTCAGTCTCGAAGATGTTGCTGATGCACTTCGCGCAAATAACGATAACCGAGGTGCCGGATACATCGAAGCCAATGGCCAACAATTATTGGTGCGTTCTCAAGGTCAATTAGCCACGATTGAAGAGATTCGTCAGGTCATCATCAAGCAAAATGATGGCGTGCCCGTGAAAATAGATGATGTTGCAGAAGTTGCGATAGGCAAGGAACTCCGTACCGGTGCCGCAACGCGGAATGGAGTGGAGACAGTACTGGGAACCGCCATGATGTTGATTGGCGAAAACTCACGTACAGTGGCACGAGATGTCGCGCTTAAACTGACGGATATACAAGCCTCGCTGCCAGAAGGCGTTATTGCGGAAGCGGTATACGATCGCACAAGCCTGGTTGATAAAGCCGTTAAGACCGTAAGCAAAAATTTATTGGAAGGCGCGCTACTCGTAATTGTTGTGTTATTTGTATTACTGGGGAATATACGTGCTGCACTTATCACCGCTGCAGTCATTCCTTTGGCGATGCTGATGACGATAACCGGCATGGTAAAAACGGGCGTGTCAGCCAATTTAATGAGCTTGGGGGCTCTCGATTTTGGTTTGATTGTCGATGGCGCTGTAATTATCGTTGAAAATTGTATTCGACGCTTGGCTGAAGCACAGCATCAGAGTGGACGGCAAGATCTTCGTGAACGATTGAATACGGTATTTGAAGCTACATCCGAAGTGATACGCCCAAGCCTGTTCGGTGTCGCCATCATTACCATCGTCTACATCCCGATATTTAGCTTGACTGGCGTTGAAGGAAAAATGTTCCACCCGATGGCTGCGACCGTCGTGATGGCGCTAATTTCTGCCATGATATTGTCGTTAACGCTGGTTCCTGCAGCCGTCGCGGTGATTATGAATGGAAAAATTAGTGAAAAAGAAAGCGTCGTCATCAGCGCAGCCAAATCTGTTTATCGTCCGTTACTGCTTGCCACACTCAAGTTTCGCTGGGTAGTCGTCTCAGGTGCTGCTCTACTTGTGGCGTTCAGTCTTTGGCTAGCAACGACTCTCGGGTCAGAGTTTGTTCCGCAGTTAAACGAAGGTGACATTGCTCTTCAAGCGCTACGCATACCCGGTACAGGCCTGGAACAATCTGTCGAAATGCAGGAGGTTCTGGAACAGCGCATTAAAGCGTTTCCGGAGGTCGATAAAGTCTTTTCGCGAATAGGGACGCCAGAAGTGGCCACTGATCCCATGCCGCCAAGTATTGCTGATATTTTTGTGATTCTAAAACCCAGGAATGAATGGGCAGAACCATCAAAAACAAAGAATGAATTACTTGAAGAAATTGAAGAAGCGCTGTGGCAACTACCTGGTAATAATTATGAATTTACCCAACCCATACAAATGCGTTTTAACGAACTCATTTCGGGTGTGCGAGCAGATCTAGGAATAAAGATTTTTGGTGATGACCTGGACCAACTGACCCTTACCGCAAAAGACATCCTACAGGTTGTAAGCAAGATTGAAGGCGCGGCCGATGTCCGAATGGAGCAAGTTGAGGGGTTACCATCGTTATCAGTAAGTCCTAAACGAGAAACGCTCGGTCGCTATGGTTTGAATGTGATTCAACTACAGGATTGGATTGCTGCAGCAATAGGTGGCGAATCAGCGGGTGTTTTATACGAAGGAGATCGTCGCTTCGAGCTGATCGTGCGCCTTCCCGAGTTGCTCAGACGGGATATCGAAGGACTTAAATCCTTACCTGTTCCTCTTCCCAGCGGCGACTATGTCCCTCTGGAAGAAGTGGCTTCTCTCACTATTGCGCCTTCTCCGGCACAAATTAGTCGAGAAAATGGGAAACGACGTGTTGTGGTAACAGCAAACGTGCGCGGGCGAGACCTGGGAAGTTTTGTTAGTGAGGTAAAACAGGAAATTCGCGAACAAGCCGATATCCCTCCCGGCTATTGGCTGGACTACGGCGGCACCTTTGAACAGTTGGAATCGGCCAGTCAGCGACTATCCCTTGTGGTGCCACTCACTTTGATGGTGATTTTGGGTTTACTGGTCATGGCCTTTGCATCACTCAAAGACGCATTGATTATTTTCAGTGGTGTGCCGCTCGCGCTCACTGGTGGCGTGTTATCACTGTATTTACGTGATATGCCGTTATCGATCTCGGCTGGCATCGGGTTCATCGCTTTATCAGGGGTAGCCGTTCTGAATGGTCTGGTGATGCTCGCTTTCATACGTCAACTTTGGCATGAGACGGGAGAATTGACCCAGTCCATCGTAGACGGAGCCATGATCCGACTACGGCCAGTGTTAATGACGGCACTTGTCGCAAGTTTGGGGTTTGTGCCGATGGCACTGAATACCGGTACCGGTGCCGAGGTCCAACGCCCACTTGCGACTGTTGTGATTGGAGGGATTATCTCCTCAACTATCTTAACCTTGCTCGTACTTCCAGTGTTGTATCAGTGGGTACATCGAAAAGATGTTAAGCAAGGCTAG
- a CDS encoding efflux RND transporter periplasmic adaptor subunit, whose translation MNKYLLSLFLLLGVLAPIQSILADDDDDDEYEEISRINDELSTKVGIVTAKATAGTISQTVTVYGSVTQAPENSHEIYARFPGIIKSVNVAIGDTVKKGDRIATIESNESLKSYPIHAPASGVIVQRHANPGEPTQQRRLLTITNLDTVWIEFRIYPEKQAKVSAGQPVSITINDKTIRSDVAHLIPAEDKPYVLARVKLDNDELRLSLGLLAKGKIHTNEFDVSLVVTKDAVQELGERLGVFVKEGEAYEFAPLVLGKSDDNFIEVVSGLEHGAEYVSENSYLIKADILKSEAEDDD comes from the coding sequence ATGAATAAATACTTACTCTCACTATTTTTATTGCTTGGCGTTTTAGCGCCGATTCAATCCATCTTGGCAGATGACGACGATGATGATGAATATGAAGAAATCAGTCGAATTAACGACGAGTTATCTACCAAGGTAGGCATTGTTACCGCAAAAGCAACGGCAGGGACAATCAGTCAAACCGTTACCGTCTATGGGAGCGTGACACAAGCGCCTGAGAACAGTCACGAAATTTATGCGCGTTTCCCCGGCATTATCAAATCAGTCAATGTTGCGATCGGCGATACCGTTAAAAAAGGTGATCGCATCGCGACCATTGAGTCAAATGAAAGCTTAAAAAGCTATCCAATACACGCTCCGGCATCCGGGGTTATTGTGCAACGCCACGCGAACCCAGGTGAACCGACACAACAACGGCGGTTATTGACGATTACCAACTTGGATACTGTGTGGATAGAGTTCCGTATTTACCCGGAAAAGCAAGCAAAAGTGAGCGCGGGACAGCCTGTTTCTATCACCATCAACGATAAGACTATTCGTTCCGATGTAGCCCACCTAATACCGGCTGAAGATAAACCATACGTACTTGCGCGCGTCAAGCTTGATAACGATGAATTAAGGCTTTCTTTAGGTCTGCTTGCCAAAGGGAAAATACATACCAATGAATTTGACGTGTCTTTGGTGGTGACGAAAGACGCCGTACAAGAATTGGGGGAACGATTAGGCGTGTTTGTTAAAGAAGGTGAAGCTTATGAGTTTGCGCCTCTGGTACTAGGGAAATCCGACGACAATTTCATTGAGGTTGTTTCAGGACTGGAACATGGGGCCGAATATGTTTCAGAAAATAGCTACTTAATCAAAGCGGATATTTTGAAATCCGAAGCTGAAGACGACGACTAG
- a CDS encoding efflux RND transporter periplasmic adaptor subunit, translated as MKGLTTLFSYLKPKSKTPFSGVLIAFVFLLNALSLNAWSEGDHDHEHEANEQHAPHHEDGDHDKHEDHVDHDEDDHDHDHDEHGHGNDGEDEHGHGDENSSRIDSDMAQQVGIVTASAGSQELHQTITIYGNLVSGPEQLSHVRARFEGLVKSVQVTIGDTVKTGDVLAEIESNESLKVYKIRSPISGRVVQRHANSGEVTQDQILFSIANFDTVWAELRVYPAQQSSVAEGQSVHVLTTNGRVESRVKHVVPSMDSPYQLARVKLDNSKQTLSPGLMVEAHLEIGRFPVSLAVAKDAVQNLGGRQGVFVKHGDEYTFTPLVLGRADDHFYEVIDGLEGSAEYVSQNSYLIKADIEKSEAEHEH; from the coding sequence ATGAAAGGCTTAACTACTTTGTTTTCTTATTTAAAACCTAAAAGCAAAACACCTTTTTCAGGCGTGCTGATTGCTTTTGTATTTCTGCTAAATGCACTGTCATTAAACGCCTGGTCGGAGGGTGACCACGACCATGAACATGAAGCCAATGAACAACATGCACCACACCATGAAGACGGTGACCATGATAAGCATGAAGATCATGTTGATCACGATGAAGACGATCATGATCATGATCATGATGAACATGGTCACGGGAATGACGGAGAAGATGAGCACGGACACGGCGATGAAAATAGCAGCCGCATCGATAGCGACATGGCGCAACAAGTGGGCATCGTTACCGCAAGCGCCGGCTCACAAGAACTCCACCAAACCATCACTATTTACGGTAACTTGGTCTCGGGGCCAGAACAACTGAGTCATGTACGTGCACGCTTTGAAGGTCTCGTTAAGTCTGTTCAAGTTACTATTGGCGATACTGTAAAAACCGGTGACGTATTGGCAGAAATTGAATCCAATGAAAGCCTCAAGGTATACAAAATACGCTCACCGATTTCTGGCCGTGTTGTTCAACGACACGCCAACAGCGGTGAAGTGACTCAGGATCAAATTCTATTTTCTATCGCCAACTTTGACACTGTTTGGGCAGAGCTGCGCGTTTATCCTGCGCAACAATCCTCGGTCGCAGAAGGTCAGTCCGTACATGTTTTGACAACCAACGGACGCGTTGAGTCTAGGGTCAAACATGTTGTGCCGTCGATGGACTCCCCTTATCAATTGGCGCGGGTCAAGCTGGACAATAGCAAACAGACCTTATCGCCGGGCTTGATGGTGGAAGCCCATTTAGAGATTGGTCGCTTTCCCGTATCCCTTGCCGTTGCGAAAGATGCCGTCCAAAACTTAGGTGGCCGCCAGGGAGTATTTGTAAAGCACGGCGATGAATACACCTTTACCCCTCTTGTGTTGGGGCGGGCAGACGACCACTTTTATGAAGTCATCGATGGCCTTGAGGGTAGCGCTGAGTATGTCAGTCAAAACAGCTACTTAATTAAAGCCGATATCGAAAAATCTGAAGCTGAACACGAACACTAA
- a CDS encoding TolC family protein, with the protein MRFITLIGCRKICVIVFIVAGGLLPPVGYASTNAPKTLVQLTLKDAIAQTLAQNPQLYQYRFANDALKAQKQTGALRPAMELELEVENFAGSGAFKGLDNSEVTLSLSSVIEMGGKRKARMSLVDARIHQAEWEQQASTLDLLGELTVSYIESLATQVNIQLAEESLALSQSLLKTVKTRSNKGATPEAEVMRAQAAVARSEIRLAALVERLERQKIQLARFWGDTTPAFSSLGGSLFAFGASQEFDQLYARVKTSPAIQVFASEARIKDAEVTLARAGRRSDLTWRAGIRRFEETGDSAFTAGLSIPLFSKKRNSGEVKAALANRNAVDYARQDLLLRLHAQLFEAYSLRRQSIAAVNKTESEIIPALENALKLTRKAYENGRYRYLDLIAAQEELLATKQAHIDAASTALISQALIENLSSESLNQ; encoded by the coding sequence ATGCGATTTATTACACTTATCGGGTGTAGAAAAATCTGTGTGATCGTGTTCATTGTGGCTGGCGGTTTACTACCACCAGTTGGATACGCAAGCACCAACGCCCCGAAAACATTAGTCCAACTCACATTAAAAGATGCGATTGCTCAGACTCTCGCGCAAAACCCACAGCTATATCAGTACCGATTTGCAAATGACGCTTTAAAAGCTCAAAAACAAACGGGCGCACTGCGCCCCGCAATGGAACTCGAGTTAGAGGTGGAAAACTTTGCGGGTTCAGGCGCATTTAAAGGACTCGATAATTCCGAAGTCACACTGTCACTTTCTTCCGTTATTGAAATGGGTGGAAAAAGAAAAGCACGCATGTCTTTGGTGGATGCTCGAATTCACCAAGCGGAATGGGAACAGCAAGCCTCTACACTGGATCTACTGGGTGAACTGACGGTGAGCTACATCGAGAGTTTGGCAACCCAAGTCAACATTCAGCTAGCGGAAGAATCTTTGGCACTATCTCAATCATTACTAAAAACTGTCAAAACGCGTTCCAACAAAGGGGCAACACCAGAAGCGGAAGTCATGCGGGCTCAGGCGGCCGTTGCACGCTCTGAAATCCGCCTTGCTGCTTTAGTGGAACGGCTGGAGCGTCAAAAAATACAACTTGCGCGATTTTGGGGTGATACCACACCCGCTTTTAGTTCTCTGGGGGGAAGCCTATTTGCATTTGGCGCAAGCCAAGAATTTGACCAGCTGTATGCGCGAGTGAAGACATCACCAGCTATTCAAGTGTTTGCGAGTGAGGCGCGAATCAAAGATGCCGAAGTGACACTGGCACGCGCCGGTAGACGCAGTGATCTGACCTGGCGTGCGGGTATTAGACGTTTTGAAGAAACTGGCGATTCAGCATTCACCGCTGGGCTCTCTATCCCGTTATTTTCCAAAAAACGAAACAGTGGCGAAGTGAAGGCTGCCCTAGCAAACCGCAATGCCGTGGATTATGCCCGGCAGGATCTACTCTTGCGTTTGCATGCTCAGCTTTTTGAAGCCTATTCGCTGCGACGGCAGAGCATTGCGGCCGTGAATAAAACCGAAAGTGAGATTATTCCTGCGCTCGAAAACGCACTCAAACTCACACGTAAAGCCTACGAAAATGGGCGCTATCGATACCTGGATTTGATTGCTGCTCAGGAAGAATTACTTGCAACCAAACAAGCACATATCGATGCGGCATCGACAGCACTCATTAGTCAAGCGCTGATAGAAAATCTGTCCAGTGAATCCCTTAATCAATAA
- a CDS encoding TolC family protein, with product MRFNTLNRCRAICLSAIVLVVGISASHSYASAEPTLTLKDAVAQTLERNPQLYQYTFATEMFEARKQIHSLRPAIELELEMENFAGTGDTQGFDGAETTLLLSSVIEMGGKRKARMSLVDARINKNHWEQQAATLDVLGQLAQLFIEGLATQANIDLANNSLNLSRSLFRAVQTRAKRGATSEAEVMRAQAAVTRAELQLAALTARLKRQKVLMVRFWGDTLPTFNRLNANLFEFGKNESFDQLYARIKTSPSLQVFASDARIKDAEVTLARASGRSDITWRAGVRRFEDTGDSALTAGLSMPLFATKRNRGEVKAALAERNAIQYARQDSLLRLHAKLFEAWSLRNQNMDAVMKMEDTAIPALEKAFQLTKKAYENGRYRYQDLVAAQEELLAAKQALIDAATNVQISQVLIEQLTGASLSQ from the coding sequence ATGCGATTTAACACACTTAATCGGTGTCGGGCGATTTGCCTGTCAGCTATAGTTTTGGTCGTCGGTATATCCGCTTCTCATAGCTATGCAAGTGCTGAACCTACTCTTACACTAAAAGACGCCGTTGCCCAGACTCTAGAACGTAACCCGCAGCTATATCAGTACACCTTCGCTACTGAAATGTTTGAAGCTCGAAAGCAAATACACTCTTTACGCCCTGCAATAGAACTCGAACTCGAAATGGAAAATTTTGCGGGGACCGGCGATACCCAAGGGTTTGATGGCGCTGAAACCACGCTACTACTCTCATCAGTTATTGAGATGGGGGGCAAGCGCAAGGCGCGTATGTCCCTAGTGGATGCTCGAATCAATAAAAACCACTGGGAACAGCAAGCGGCCACTTTGGATGTCTTGGGTCAACTGGCCCAATTATTTATTGAAGGCCTAGCGACGCAAGCAAATATCGACCTTGCTAACAACTCATTGAATCTGTCGCGATCATTATTCCGGGCCGTACAAACACGAGCAAAGCGAGGGGCTACGTCTGAAGCTGAAGTCATGCGTGCACAAGCAGCCGTCACACGGGCAGAACTTCAACTAGCGGCGTTAACCGCTAGGCTGAAACGACAAAAAGTACTAATGGTACGCTTTTGGGGAGACACATTACCCACATTTAATCGCCTTAATGCAAACTTATTCGAATTTGGTAAAAACGAGAGTTTCGATCAGCTTTATGCGCGCATTAAAACATCGCCTTCTCTTCAGGTATTTGCGAGTGATGCACGAATAAAAGATGCGGAAGTCACGTTAGCTCGCGCAAGTGGTCGCAGCGATATTACCTGGCGTGCAGGTGTTAGGCGCTTTGAAGATACCGGTGATTCTGCGTTAACCGCTGGCCTGTCAATGCCGCTGTTTGCAACCAAGCGAAACCGGGGTGAAGTTAAAGCCGCACTCGCTGAACGCAACGCCATCCAGTATGCCAGGCAAGACTCTCTCCTGCGTTTGCATGCAAAACTCTTCGAAGCTTGGTCTCTACGAAACCAAAACATGGACGCTGTGATGAAGATGGAAGACACGGCCATCCCCGCTCTAGAAAAGGCTTTTCAATTAACAAAAAAAGCGTATGAAAACGGACGATATCGATATCAAGATCTCGTCGCCGCACAGGAAGAGTTGCTCGCTGCAAAACAAGCCCTTATCGATGCCGCCACGAATGTGCAGATAAGCCAGGTTCTAATCGAACAGTTGACCGGTGCATCGCTCTCTCAATAA
- the cadR gene encoding Cd(II)/Pb(II)-responsive transcriptional regulator, producing MKIGELAKRSGCSIQTIRYYEKEGLISAPERTEGNFRLYNSVVLEKLSFIKNCRALDLTLSEIKHLVSLQNSPGTPCEAVNEMIDTHLLVVESRISDLKKLHGDLKQLRLKCGNARSVDQCGILGELLPKPERSPSGTRK from the coding sequence ATGAAAATTGGTGAACTGGCAAAGCGCAGCGGCTGCTCGATACAGACAATTCGCTACTACGAGAAAGAAGGCTTAATTTCGGCACCTGAGCGTACCGAAGGAAACTTCCGTTTGTATAACAGTGTGGTATTAGAAAAACTGTCTTTCATCAAAAACTGCCGTGCGCTGGACCTGACCTTAAGCGAGATTAAACACCTAGTATCGTTACAAAACTCGCCGGGGACGCCGTGCGAGGCGGTAAATGAGATGATTGATACGCACCTGCTCGTTGTAGAATCGCGCATCTCGGATTTGAAAAAGCTTCATGGCGACCTCAAGCAGCTGCGGCTTAAATGCGGTAACGCGAGATCGGTCGACCAGTGCGGGATATTGGGAGAGTTACTACCTAAACCCGAGCGCTCGCCAAGCGGTACAAGGAAATAG
- a CDS encoding cation transporter: MTEDSKTCGCNASQDTSLQPESQAESDAQAEMSHLSVFDVPKMDCPSEENLIRTAFASFEATVVFEFDLPGRKVHIYHPNMADKVEKAMKSVGLGASLVSFESVDHNAVQAALEVTTINETREAQALKWLLAINAFMFVLELGVGIVAQSTGLIADSLDMFADAAVYGVSLYAVGKAAKFKLKAAHFSGWLQIALALGVLSEVARRFLYGSEPVSVLMMSFGAVALIANITCLLLIFKSRNQGSHMKASWIFSANDVLANAGVITAGVLVAVTGSQMPDLVIGLLIAGLVMWGRFASCD, encoded by the coding sequence ATGACTGAAGACTCGAAGACTTGTGGTTGCAATGCCAGTCAAGACACGTCATTGCAACCTGAATCGCAAGCAGAAAGTGATGCTCAGGCTGAAATGAGCCACCTGAGCGTATTTGACGTTCCTAAGATGGATTGCCCATCCGAAGAGAACTTGATTCGTACGGCTTTTGCTAGCTTTGAAGCAACCGTCGTCTTCGAATTCGACTTGCCCGGACGCAAGGTGCATATATATCACCCTAATATGGCGGATAAAGTGGAAAAAGCCATGAAGTCTGTTGGCCTCGGGGCAAGCTTGGTCTCATTCGAGTCAGTAGATCACAATGCGGTTCAGGCTGCCTTGGAAGTGACAACAATCAATGAAACGCGGGAAGCTCAGGCATTAAAGTGGCTGCTGGCCATTAATGCCTTCATGTTTGTACTTGAGCTCGGCGTGGGCATTGTGGCGCAATCGACAGGGCTTATCGCCGACTCACTGGATATGTTCGCCGATGCGGCGGTCTACGGCGTGTCGCTATATGCAGTGGGCAAGGCGGCCAAGTTTAAACTCAAAGCGGCTCACTTTTCGGGTTGGCTGCAGATTGCACTTGCTCTGGGTGTTCTATCGGAGGTTGCCAGACGCTTTTTATATGGAAGTGAACCGGTCTCGGTGCTCATGATGAGCTTTGGCGCCGTGGCCTTGATAGCAAATATTACCTGTCTCTTGTTGATCTTCAAATCGCGAAACCAAGGCTCCCATATGAAAGCGAGCTGGATATTTTCTGCCAATGACGTGTTGGCCAATGCGGGCGTGATAACAGCGGGAGTTCTAGTGGCGGTGACAGGGTCTCAAATGCCAGATTTGGTCATCGGCCTATTAATAGCAGGCCTGGTTATGTGGGGGCGGTTCGCATCTTGCGACTGA